A genomic stretch from Arthrobacter sp. KBS0702 includes:
- a CDS encoding CoA pyrophosphatase, whose product MTARQDLVDLVAAVEAGTAPSPDPRWRELAVEPGERVRRAAVLMLFGSLDDVPATSVKLLAPADLDVLLLQRAQTLDDHPGQVAFPGGGIDAGETVIEAALREAEEETGLDPSGVEVLGVMPELALPRGNFLVTPVLGWWASQSPVRVVDYGESAQVFRVPVRDLLDPDNRVMATVSRAGQTFQSPAFTVNGVVVWGFTGMILNQLFDQLGWAVPWDRNRLHGIDV is encoded by the coding sequence GTGACCGCCCGCCAGGACCTGGTTGACCTCGTGGCCGCGGTGGAGGCCGGAACTGCGCCGTCTCCGGACCCTCGCTGGCGCGAACTGGCGGTGGAGCCGGGCGAACGCGTGCGCCGCGCGGCCGTGTTGATGCTGTTCGGGTCCCTCGATGATGTGCCCGCGACGTCGGTGAAGCTGCTGGCACCGGCGGACCTGGATGTGTTGCTGCTCCAGCGCGCGCAGACCCTGGACGACCACCCCGGGCAGGTCGCCTTTCCCGGCGGCGGCATCGACGCCGGCGAAACCGTCATCGAGGCAGCCCTGCGCGAGGCCGAAGAGGAAACCGGCCTGGATCCGAGCGGTGTGGAGGTCCTCGGCGTCATGCCCGAACTGGCGCTGCCGCGCGGGAATTTCCTGGTCACCCCTGTCCTGGGCTGGTGGGCGTCGCAGTCACCTGTCCGGGTGGTGGACTACGGCGAATCCGCCCAGGTGTTCCGGGTGCCGGTCCGGGACCTGCTCGACCCCGACAACCGGGTCATGGCGACCGTCAGCCGGGCCGGCCAGACGTTCCAGAGTCCGGCTTTCACCGTCAACGGCGTGGTGGTGTGGGGCTTCACCGGGATGATCCTCAACCAGTTGTTCGACCAGTTAGGCTGGGCCGTCCCCTGGGACCGCAACCGCCTCCACGGAATCGACGTCTAG
- the nth gene encoding endonuclease III, with protein sequence MATESGSVGPGSAQPGGAALTGAKPGSAKSRRWAAGETLLGLKRRARRINKALAEQYPYAHAELDFRSPFELVVATVLSAQTTDVLVNQITPLLFARYPDARSMAEAEPAELEAIIKPTGFFRSKARNLMALCTKLVDDYDGEVPGRLEDLVKLPGVGRKTANVVLGNAFGIPGITVDTHFGRLARRFGWTESDDPVRIESDVAELFEPRDWTMLSHRVVFHGRRVCHSRKPACGACAVANWCPSYGEGETDPEKARKLLKYELAPGQEDLLAKLLAETHRAAEIRMESQRRPR encoded by the coding sequence ATGGCCACCGAATCCGGGAGCGTCGGGCCAGGAAGCGCGCAGCCCGGCGGCGCGGCGTTGACCGGCGCAAAGCCCGGCAGTGCGAAATCGCGCCGCTGGGCTGCCGGAGAGACGCTGCTGGGGCTCAAACGCCGGGCCCGCCGGATCAACAAAGCGCTGGCCGAGCAGTACCCCTACGCGCATGCGGAGCTGGACTTCCGCAGCCCGTTCGAGCTGGTGGTGGCCACCGTGCTCTCGGCCCAGACCACGGACGTGCTGGTCAACCAGATCACGCCGCTGCTGTTCGCCCGCTACCCGGACGCCCGCAGCATGGCCGAAGCCGAGCCTGCCGAACTCGAGGCCATCATCAAACCCACCGGGTTCTTCCGGTCCAAGGCACGGAACCTGATGGCGCTGTGCACGAAGCTTGTCGACGACTACGACGGCGAGGTGCCGGGCCGGTTGGAGGACCTGGTGAAGCTGCCCGGCGTCGGCCGGAAGACCGCAAACGTCGTCCTGGGCAACGCGTTCGGCATCCCGGGCATTACGGTGGACACGCATTTCGGCCGGCTGGCCCGCCGCTTCGGCTGGACGGAGTCGGACGATCCGGTCCGGATCGAGTCCGATGTCGCCGAGCTGTTTGAGCCGAGGGACTGGACCATGCTCTCGCACCGCGTGGTGTTCCACGGCCGGCGCGTCTGCCATTCCCGGAAGCCGGCCTGCGGCGCCTGCGCGGTGGCGAACTGGTGCCCCAGCTACGGTGAGGGCGAGACCGACCCGGAGAAGGCCAGGAAGCTGCTTAAATACGAGCTGGCCCCTGGGCAGGAGGACCTGTTGGCGAAGCTGCTGGCGGAAACCCACCGTGCTGCCGAAATCCGGATGGAATCGCAGCGGAGGCCGCGGTGA